GTCAGGAGAAGAACTACTTTATGAAGGTCTTCTCCAAGGATGGCATGGTCGCCGTCCCAATCCCCTTCGACGAGGCTTTTCATGTCGGCCGCGTCTGCATGGCGCAGCTCAAGAAGAGCATGCCCAACGATGGCCTATCCGGCGGGGAGCTGATTGCCCTGTTGAAGTCCACGGCCGCCCTCGCCCCGTAGAAGAAGGAACTTCATCTACACAGGGATAAGGAGATCCCGTGCGTGTACTGAGCGTAGCTAACCAGAAAGGCGGGGTGGGCAAGACTACGATGGTCGCCCACCTCGCCCACCTCGCAATCGAAGACGGACACCGTGTTCTGCTGGTTGATATGGACCGGCAGGGCAGTCTTTCGCTCTACTTTGGCGCGGGCCCGCCCAGGCCGGAGGAAGGGGCCCCGGACGAAACGGCCTCTCTGTTTGGCCGGGATGAGGGGGCGCCTCTTTCCCCTGCACCTCTGGGGAGGCGCTATCCTGGTTGCTCCATCTTGCGCGCGACCACCGGGCTTTCCGAGATCCAGGCTCAGGACTCAAGCCTAATTCAGGCGCCCCGCCAACACTTGCGGGCGCTCGAGCATGACTACGACCTGGTCATCATTGATACCCCCGGTCACCTCGGTTTCCACCCGCCGACCACGATAGCGGGACTGGTGGCATCGGATGCGGTGGTAAGCCCCTGCGCGGTCGGATTGTTCGAGACGCGAGCTCTGGCCGAGCTGTGGCAATACCTGCGGCGCATCCGGGATGACGGGTACAACCCTCGCCTGCGCCTACTGGGCCTGCTCCCCTCCAAGGTCAACACCCGCAGTCAGGCGGAATCCAATGGTCTCGAGATGCTCCGCTCCTCATTCGGGCAAGCGATCCTCCCCTTCACCCTCGCTGAACGGGCCGCCGTCAAGCAGGCGCTTTTCGATCGCGCCCCCGTTTGGCGTCGGCCGCGGGGAGCGAGTCATCGCCGAGCCGCCCGGGAATGGAAAGGCGCGATGCGCCACATCCTGACGGAGATCGGCTTATAGCCGACCTCACCAGCCTGCGACGCCCGCAGGCCTTACCCCTTCTCTTCAACTGCAAACACAAGGAAGTGCCATGAGCAATCAACAGGGATACGCGGAAATTGTCGACATGCTGAAGGACAGCAACCCGCAGGACCTGACCGATGAAAATCGGGCGCGAATGACGTATCTGCCGATCGAGGCGATTCACGTCAAAGACCAGGTGCGCAAGACCTTTGAGGACGACGAAAATGCGCTCCAGGATCTGGCGGCCAGCATTGCCGACCAAGGGGTCATCCAGCCCATTACGGTCCGCCCACGCAAGGAGCCGGACACCTACGAACTGGTTGCCGGAGAGCGTCGTCTGCGCGCATCCAAGCTGGCCGGCCTTGAGTCGATTCCAGCGGTTATTCGGGATCTGACCGACTCGGAAGCAGCACGGGTTCAGATGACCGAGAACATCCAGCGTAAAAACCTGACGCAGATCGAGGAGGCAATCCAAATCAAGAAGGACCTGGAGCAGATGGGTGGGGATACCGAAGCCCTGCTGCGCCGTTACAACAAGAACCAGCCGTGGCTCATTAAACGACTCGCACTGGTCGATCTCGGGCCGCATACGGAACGCCTGATCCGTGAGAACCTGACGTCCGATATCGAGGTGATCTACGGCGCGAAGGGTCTGGAAACGAAGGCCCCCGAGCTGGCCGAATCATTCGTTAAAGCGGTCGCTCAGTCCGCCCAAGAGCAGACCGCCCCGAACCTGCGAATCCTTCTTGCGAACTACAAGGAGATGGCGAAGGCATCTTCGTCCAAAGGCGAGAAAAAGAAAAAGAAAACGTTCAAGCCGAAGCCGGCCACAATGCCCTCGCCCACCCGAAAAACGCAGCCACTGCACACGCTCTATCAGAAGGTGGTGCGCAAGAAAATGTCGGCCGCGGAAGCGATGGCGACCATGGATTCGGACGATCGTCACGAGGTCCTGAAGATGGTCGATTACACGTTCAACCTGGGGCGCGCATCGGAGAATCCGATGGCCGATATCATCGAAAATCTGCGCACGAATGACATGGCGGGAGGGGCGTCAATTCTGGTTCCGTTCTTTGTTGCCGGCGTGGTCGCGGATGCGGATGAAACACCGGAGGATCTGATCGAAAAGCTCGGCCAAGGGGCGGGAGAAGGCGACCCATCAGAGGCTGAATAAGGGGGGGGATTTCGCGGGCGCGAAACAGGGGTCGATCGGGTGCCGAGTATCGTATATGAGGATGCTCGGTCGGTTCGTTTCGCGGGCGCGAAATACACCATGACATTGGCTGGCGTAAGCGGTCGAATACAGGCCCAGAAGAGTTCTTTTCGCGGGCGCGAAACAAACGATCTAGCAAGCCGATGAGGCCGCCCTGCCCCCTGTTTCGCGCCCGCGAAACAGGGGGTGTTATCCGGACAATGGGATGCCGCGGTGACCCAGGAGATATTCATGTTCCCACCTGATCAAGTGGGATGATGGGGCCGCCGCATGAAAAACGACGGCCATGAAGCGTAATGCCATGTTCCCACCTGATTAGGTGGGAAAGCCTCTAAAGCTAAGAAATTGACAACGAATTTCCATGTTCCACCCTGAATCTAGTGGGAACATGGAATTGAGCTCACGAAACGGGTTTCGAGGAGCACCGAGACCCAGGGATCATCAGGTGGGAACTTGGTTCAAGTTTCCAAATAGTTAGAAAGGTGGGAAGGGACCCATGAACGGCAATCAACGAAAAGAGCGGCAAATACGGGACCTGGACGAACGGCTGGACGACTGGCTGCGGGAGTTACAGGAAGACGCGGAGGCGGTAGCCAAGGAGTTCCAGGATGCGGCCTATGCTTCACGGGACAACGAGAACTCGTCCAAGTGGTTCCGGTATATGGTGCGGGTACGGACACCCGAGAAAACCGGAAAGCGAGGGGTGTCGATCGAGTGGTTGAAGAGTCGCTGGCAACGGGTCGCAGGGAAGAATACGTTTCGTGCGGACTATGTGCGAAAGGGTCCGAAGCATCGGTACAACACGCATCTGTTTAAGCCCGTCGATAGTCAGGAAGGAAAGCTGATCGAGAATGCGGAGGATCAGTTCGAGCGCATCCGCGAAGAGGTAGCGCTGATTGGTTCTCTCCGCAAAGTAATGGCGAACTCACGGCGAAACGACAAGCGCCGCAAGGAGGAAGGTAAATGAATGAAGAACGGATTCAGAGTTTGATTGCGCAGAAGGAAGCGCGCGAGTCGATCTATGGTGCGGCGTCGCCGACTCGAGGGCGGAAGAAGTTGCTTCATCAGGAAGCGCGTCGCCGACTGCTCCGAGGGCAGGCGATGGGGAATCGAGGTCGTCCCGCTCTGAAGGTCGTGCAGGGAGGGGGTGAATGATGGGTGGAGTGATGACGATGGGCATGGGGTTGCGAGACGGCGTGGAGCGCGGCGGTCAGACCGAGAAGGCCTGGAAGCCGGCGGAGGGTTCGTTGGATCTAGGGGTGGGTCGATCGGGTGTGCTCAAGGAGCATCTCGTGCGCGAGTTTGCCGACCTTCCCTCGTTCGGAACCGACACGCTGGAGTATCGGGTGTTTGATCTGGAGGAGGATCGATCCTTCCGGGTGGTTCATCTGCGTACGAAGAATCGTGTCGTGCGGTTGTTGGCGGCTCACCAGCCGGTCGTTGGTCGCGCCCTGTTGCGAGCGGACGGGAAGATCATGCCGTTCCCGGGCTGGCGGATGCGTATCGCGCCGGGTGTTCTGGGTGCGCTATGGGTTGCGACGGTAGAGCAGATGGAAGTTGCACGAGAACATTTCGGGCGGGCACGGTAGATCCGCCAGCACCGCGGCCGGCGGTGCGATGTCGCAAGGAGGCGATTCGATGTCGAAAGAAAACATTCGAGCAGAGTTCTCGACCGACCGGGACGGTTGGGGTTGGCTTCAGGATCAGATGACCCGTGGGCGCCCTGGTCTTCACACGATGGCGGCCCTGGTGGGGGCGATGGTCGCGCTTGCTATCACAGCGCTCGTGGAAGGCAGTGTGCGTTTCGAGCAGCTTGCGCTGGTGGGGGTCGGTTTAGTCTGCTACGTCCTGCTGAGTCTCGTGGCAGCGCTGGGTCGTCAGGCCGATGGTGTTGTCGAGCATGGTGGATGTGCGGCGACGGCCTTGCCGGTTTTCGTGAGCGCCTGCGTGATCGGTCTTGGGTTGACGCAGGTGGTTGCGGGCATGGTTGTAGCGTCCGCCCTGGTGCCGATGGTGGCGCTGATGATGGTGGCGGATCGCTTCTGCTCGAAGTAGCGGTTTGCGACCTGGGAAACGACCTTTGCGGGTGTCAGTCTCGCGCGCGTAGGATGGAAGCTGATAGAAGCCCGACGCTGGGGTAACAAGCGACCGGGCCTTTCGGCCTTTTCCCACCGGGGAGATTCATCATTCCCCGAGTGGGAAGGATGCGTCTCCCCTTCTCAACCAGAGATAGGAGACGTTTTCCATGATGACGACAGACAGTAACTTCACGTTGCTGGGGGAGCTCGGGGTTCACCCCGAACCCCTGAATATCCGGAGCGGTACCGCAGTGCGGTTGTCCATCGCTCAGGATAAGCCGGGAGGTGACCGTGGCTGGATCAAGGTCATCGCTTTCGGCAAGGCGGCTGAGGCTGCGCTCTCGTACGCCAGGAAAGGTGCTCTTGTCTCTGTGAAGGGACACATGGAGCCCAAGCGTATCGAGGTTCATGGCACCACCCTTACGACCGTTACCCTGATTGGGGAGCACATTCGCGTCGTACGGGCGGCTGTCGATCCTGATGACGGCGTTATCCAGGGCTTGGAGGATTCCGGGTCTGAAGGCAACACGGAGCCCACCCCAGAAACGAAGCCCAAACCGGATCCGGTTGCGGTGGCGCAGCAAGCGCCCCCGGTGACCGGTGTCGGGATGAGCTTCAATTTTGGTCAGGGTTCTGACTCAGGTTTTGCGTCAAGCTCACCGCGCCGGGAACGGCGTTCACCACCCTCCCCTGAGCCCTCAACCTCTGTAGAGCGCAAAGAGCCGGTCTACCGCACGTCGGAGGAATCGCGTTCACCGCGGTTTCAGCCACGCGTGGTTACGGCTGAGGAGCGTATGCAGGAACTCGAGCGTTCAGGAGAAACCACCCATGAGCCGCAAGAGCGGTCGAAACCTTCCCTGGGAAAGCCCCCCCGTCCGGCCCCTGCCAAGCAGCAGGAGCCGCCGCTGGGTTTTCGGTGGGAATAGCGCATTCCGCGCTTCTTTAGCCCCTCCTTGAAGTGGTCCAATGACAGCGGACACCCCAGTTAAGC
This genomic window from Thioalkalivibrio sp. K90mix contains:
- a CDS encoding ParA family protein: MRVLSVANQKGGVGKTTMVAHLAHLAIEDGHRVLLVDMDRQGSLSLYFGAGPPRPEEGAPDETASLFGRDEGAPLSPAPLGRRYPGCSILRATTGLSEIQAQDSSLIQAPRQHLRALEHDYDLVIIDTPGHLGFHPPTTIAGLVASDAVVSPCAVGLFETRALAELWQYLRRIRDDGYNPRLRLLGLLPSKVNTRSQAESNGLEMLRSSFGQAILPFTLAERAAVKQALFDRAPVWRRPRGASHRRAAREWKGAMRHILTEIGL
- a CDS encoding ParB/RepB/Spo0J family partition protein — its product is MSNQQGYAEIVDMLKDSNPQDLTDENRARMTYLPIEAIHVKDQVRKTFEDDENALQDLAASIADQGVIQPITVRPRKEPDTYELVAGERRLRASKLAGLESIPAVIRDLTDSEAARVQMTENIQRKNLTQIEEAIQIKKDLEQMGGDTEALLRRYNKNQPWLIKRLALVDLGPHTERLIRENLTSDIEVIYGAKGLETKAPELAESFVKAVAQSAQEQTAPNLRILLANYKEMAKASSSKGEKKKKKTFKPKPATMPSPTRKTQPLHTLYQKVVRKKMSAAEAMATMDSDDRHEVLKMVDYTFNLGRASENPMADIIENLRTNDMAGGASILVPFFVAGVVADADETPEDLIEKLGQGAGEGDPSEAE
- the mobI gene encoding conjugative transfer protein MobI(A/C); amino-acid sequence: MNGNQRKERQIRDLDERLDDWLRELQEDAEAVAKEFQDAAYASRDNENSSKWFRYMVRVRTPEKTGKRGVSIEWLKSRWQRVAGKNTFRADYVRKGPKHRYNTHLFKPVDSQEGKLIENAEDQFERIREEVALIGSLRKVMANSRRNDKRRKEEGK
- a CDS encoding single-stranded DNA-binding protein; this translates as MMTTDSNFTLLGELGVHPEPLNIRSGTAVRLSIAQDKPGGDRGWIKVIAFGKAAEAALSYARKGALVSVKGHMEPKRIEVHGTTLTTVTLIGEHIRVVRAAVDPDDGVIQGLEDSGSEGNTEPTPETKPKPDPVAVAQQAPPVTGVGMSFNFGQGSDSGFASSSPRRERRSPPSPEPSTSVERKEPVYRTSEESRSPRFQPRVVTAEERMQELERSGETTHEPQERSKPSLGKPPRPAPAKQQEPPLGFRWE